The genomic DNA CTCTCTGGTAGAGATTTTTAAGAACGGATTGTTGGCTTGAGGGGGGTAAAATAGCGCCGTGAAAAAGTGCATCGTCAGCCGTTCTGTCCCTACCAACGTTCATGGTGCTCGCGTTTTATGGGTCGCCTTGCGGGTATAGATGTGAAGCGCCGGGGGAAAGGAAAGGCATCGTATAAGATGCTTCTGTCCAGTGTGGAGACAATCCTGCAGccacaaaaagggaaagaaacaACGATAGTAACGGGTCAAAAGCATGCCAAAGTCACAAGCGGTCTGGCTGTTGCCTATTTCCGCCTCCAGAATCCGCCATTTCCACTGAATGCGCCGTGCGAGAACAAGCGATTGCAGAGGGAGCTCTGTGGGAGCACGTTGTCGTTCTGTTAACCGCCGGGCCGTTTCAGGAAGCGAGCGCAACTTGCTGTCTGTCCCATTCAAGTATCGGGTTGTTGCGGTAAGGATTGCCGACGAGATACAGAGCGTGCCCTTCAACTGAATGCGCCCACAAAACTCGCTGATGGTGGCAgtaagaacgaaaaaaagggatatcATACCGACACAATCACACCAACCCGTTACGAACGTTATCCCGCCATGGTAAGGGCGCTCTGCATCCCGAAACCTAGCGAAAGCTAGCCCGGGAAGACAATCTAAACACACTATCTTCTATCATCATTATGCACGTTCCTCCTGATGGTTCTTTGTGTGAACGTTCCCTTCCCAGTTTTGGCTGGCTGGAGCCTGGAGACTGGCGTGGCGAGCGATTGGGTTACCGATCTCGGGAAAGGATTTATACGCTGTCCGGTTTTAGCGACAAATCCCACCCCCAACATTCTGGTCCCGAAAGTGATGAGCGTTTCTTGGTTGTTCACGCTTCTTCATCTCATCCGCTCGTTCGGACGCTTTGGTAGGGGGAGGGATAAAGAATAGTGCACAGATTTATGGGTTTTGATAGCATTCACAATTACCATTTACTATTAGCCACACGATCAGAAGCAGAAAGTACATGGGTGAAGTAAACAAAGAAAGAACATGGCGAAGTTTGGATCTAGTTTGAACAgaagatagttttttttttatagagtGAAGGCATTCAAAATAGAGCCATTTCTTTATACCATTCGCAATGCTTAAATAATCATTAATGATAACTGGATGAAACCATGCTTTCGGAGTACGCCCCTTGGAATAGGCTCCTTCGATTAAGTCCCTTGGACTatgccccttggactaggccccatTGATTtagccccttggactaggccccttggaatAGGCTCCTTGGAATAGGCTCCTAGGAATAGGCTCCTTGTGCTAGGCTCCTTGGACTGGGCTCTTTAGTCTGGGCCCCTTGAACTTGGAGTATGCCCTTTTGACTAGGCTCCCTGGATTAAGCTCTTTGGACTAGACTCCTTCgactaggctccttggacaAGGTTCCTTGGATTAGGTTCCTTGGATTAGGTTCCTTGGATTAGGTTCCTTGGAATAGGTTCCTTGGACTAGGGTCCTAGGGCTAGGttccttggactaggctccttgCACAAGGCTCCTAGGACTAGGCTCTTTAGACTAGGCCTTTTGGAGCAGGCCCGTTGGTTTAAGCCTCTTGATTAATGTTTTGTTCAAGTTTCAAGAACGCTATGTTTACACTGTATTGTTTCAGTAAGTTTATTAGTAGAGTTGCAGAGAATGGTTTGCTCTCTTACAAAATTATTCGCTAGCCACCTTACAAAATTAGAGTACACATATCGTTTATCTCTCTTCTGGCAGAGATTCCCTATTATTTAGTATAAAATTTTGCATGAAAAACTTATTCCTCTCCCTCTTCCTTTACGTCCGCTGGATCCACTGCTGTTCTCCAACCATCGCCGTAGTAGTCTAGCTTTGCCTTTAGGATCTCCACATCCATCGCGCGGAGTCTGGTCATCTTTTGCACTCTATGAAGCCTAGAAGCAACGGTAATAGAACAAACTGTACTCGCCTTTCTCGATTGGATCGGGTGCCGTACTACGTACCGGAAAACAAGCCGTTCATTGCTTCGCTGCAGCGCTTTGCATTTCTCGTGCAGCAACTTTACTCCGCGGCGATACGCTTCGTTGGAATCTGTTGCGATGAGATTGCTCTTCTTCTCGTTGTTCGAGGCGGATGAGTGCGTTTTCGATGGTTTTCCGCTAGTCATTTCGAACAaatttggtggaaaattaagCAATACACAATCGTTGATGCTCGCCGCTCcgtgcgtgttttgtttatgttatgATTTTGTGACAGCTCATGTGACAATTGTGCAGCACACCTCTGCGCAGCTACAACTTGAAGGAAGATCGCAACCTTTGCATAGTGGGAGAAGTTGTGGATAAAATGAgtgttcatttttttaaattttacgtAGCATAAAACGAACGGTTTTTATAAGTTTTATTG from Anopheles stephensi strain Indian chromosome 2, UCI_ANSTEP_V1.0, whole genome shotgun sequence includes the following:
- the LOC118504194 gene encoding TCF3 fusion partner homolog, with protein sequence MTSGKPSKTHSSASNNEKKSNLIATDSNEAYRRGVKLLHEKCKALQRSNERLVFRLHRVQKMTRLRAMDVEILKAKLDYYGDGWRTAVDPADVKEEGEE